The proteins below come from a single Trachemys scripta elegans isolate TJP31775 chromosome 16, CAS_Tse_1.0, whole genome shotgun sequence genomic window:
- the ACVRL1 gene encoding serine/threonine-protein kinase receptor R3 isoform X2, with amino-acid sequence MLQGAIGSFLLVVLTVPRSVPAENLMCACDNHVQPCDHATCWGKVCFVSKTRENGKATQRKGCLSDNIPEQCQTKPMEEYAMSCCSSNMCNENTSVLLKGQEQPEEPASLTNLLLMILVPLLALLVLITLSFWKLAQHRRKRLLIRHDDLGDADNMLKASMVGDSTLEDLLNEDCTTGSGSGLPFLVQRTVARQITLVECVGKGRYGEVWRGVWHGENVAVKIFSSRDEQSWFRETEIYNTVLLRHDNILGFIASDMTSRNSSTQLWLITHYHENGSLYDYLQRTVLDTQTCLRLACSIICGLLHLHVEIFGTQGKPAIAHRDLKSRNILVKNNLECCIADLGLAVMHSQGSDYLDIGNNPRVGTKRYMAPEVLDEQIRTDCFESYKQTDIWAYGLVLWEITRRTVVNGIVEDYRPPFFDMVPSDPSFEDMKKVVCTDQQTPSVPNRLYSDSILSALAKIMKECWYQNPSSRLTAMRIKKTLKKLSSSLEKPKQDD; translated from the exons ATGCTGCAAGGAGCCATTGGGAGCTTTCTCCTGGTCGTTCTGACTGTTCCAAGGAGCGTTCCAGCTG AGAACCTGATGTGCGCCTGTGACAACCACGTGCAGCCCTGTGACCATGCCACCTGCTGGGGGAAGGTGTGTTTTGTGAGCAAAACCCGGGAGAACGGGAAGGCCACCCAGCGCAAGGGCTGCCTGAGTGATAATATCCCGGAGCAATGCCAGACTAAACCCATGGAAGAATACGCCatgagctgctgcagctccaaCATGTGCAACGAGAACACTAGTGTCCTCCTGAAAG GCCAGGAGCAGCCCGAAGAACCTGCCTCTCTGACGAACCTTCTCCTGATGATCCTCGTCCCCCTGCTGGCCCTCCTCGTGCTCATCACGCTCTCCTTCTGGAAGCTGGCTCAGCACCGCAGGAAGCGGCTTCTCATCAGACATGATGACTTGGGGGACGCAGACAACATGCTGAAAGCCTCCATGGTCGGAGACAGCACCTTAGAG GACCTGCTGAACGAGGACTGCACGACGGGCAGCGGCTCCGGGCTGCCCTTTCTTGTTCAAAGAACTGTGGCTCGGCAGATCACTCTGGTGGAATGCGTAG GGAAAGGGCGCTACGGGGAGGTGTGGCGCGGCGTGTGGCACGGGGAGAACGTGGCCGTGAAGATCTTCTCCTCCCGGGACGAGCAGTCGTGGTTCCGTGAGACGGAGATCTACAACACGGTGCTGCTCAGGCATGACAATATCCTGG GCTTCATCGCCTCTGACATGACGTCCAGGAACTCCAGCACCCAGCTCTGGCTGATCACTCACTACCACGAGAACGGCTCGCTCTACGACTACCTGCAGAGGACAGTGCTGGACACACAGACCTGCCTGAGGCTGGCCTGCTCCATCATCTGCGGCCTGCTCCACCTGCACGTGGAGATCTTCGGGACCCAGGGGAAACCAGCCATCGCTCACCGGGACCTGAAGAGCCGGAACATCCTGGTGAAGAACAACCTTGAGTGCTGCATCGCAGACCTGG GGCTGGCGGTCATGCATTCCCAGGGCAGCGACTACCTGGACATCGGGAACAACCCTCGGGTTGGCACCAAACGCTACATGGCCCCCGAGGTCCTGGACGAACAAATCCGTACCGACTGCTTCGAATCCTATAAGCAGACAGATATCTGGGCATATGGTCTGGTGCTCTGGGAAATCACCAGGAGGACGGTTGTTAACG GGATCGTGGAGGACTACAGGCCTCCTTTCTTTGACATGGTGCCAAGTGACCCCAGCTTCGAGGATATGAAGAAGGTGGTTTGCACTGACCAGCAGACGCCCAGTGTCCCTAACCGGCTGTACTCTGACTCG ATTTTGTCCGCCCTGGCTAAGATCATGAAGGAATGCTGGTACCAGAACCCCTCTTCTCGGCTCACAGCCATGAGGATTAAAAAGACACTAAAGAAGCTGAGCAGCTCCCTAGAAAAACCCAAACAAGATGATTAA
- the ACVRL1 gene encoding serine/threonine-protein kinase receptor R3 isoform X1 codes for MLQGAIGSFLLVVLTVPRSVPAENLMCACDNHVQPCDHATCWGKVCFVSKTRENGKATQRKGCLSDNIPEQCQTKPMEEYAMSCCSSNMCNENTSVLLKGQEQPEEPASLTNLLLMILVPLLALLVLITLSFWKLAQHRRKRLLIRHDDLGDADNMLKASMVGDSTLEDLLNEDCTTGSGSGLPFLVQRTVARQITLVECVGKGRYGEVWRGVWHGENVAVKIFSSRDEQSWFRETEIYNTVLLRHDNILGFIASDMTSRNSSTQLWLITHYHENGSLYDYLQRTVLDTQTCLRLACSIICGLLHLHVEIFGTQGKPAIAHRDLKSRNILVKNNLECCIADLGLAVMHSQGSDYLDIGNNPRVGTKRYMAPEVLDEQIRTDCFESYKQTDIWAYGLVLWEITRRTVVNAGIVEDYRPPFFDMVPSDPSFEDMKKVVCTDQQTPSVPNRLYSDSILSALAKIMKECWYQNPSSRLTAMRIKKTLKKLSSSLEKPKQDD; via the exons ATGCTGCAAGGAGCCATTGGGAGCTTTCTCCTGGTCGTTCTGACTGTTCCAAGGAGCGTTCCAGCTG AGAACCTGATGTGCGCCTGTGACAACCACGTGCAGCCCTGTGACCATGCCACCTGCTGGGGGAAGGTGTGTTTTGTGAGCAAAACCCGGGAGAACGGGAAGGCCACCCAGCGCAAGGGCTGCCTGAGTGATAATATCCCGGAGCAATGCCAGACTAAACCCATGGAAGAATACGCCatgagctgctgcagctccaaCATGTGCAACGAGAACACTAGTGTCCTCCTGAAAG GCCAGGAGCAGCCCGAAGAACCTGCCTCTCTGACGAACCTTCTCCTGATGATCCTCGTCCCCCTGCTGGCCCTCCTCGTGCTCATCACGCTCTCCTTCTGGAAGCTGGCTCAGCACCGCAGGAAGCGGCTTCTCATCAGACATGATGACTTGGGGGACGCAGACAACATGCTGAAAGCCTCCATGGTCGGAGACAGCACCTTAGAG GACCTGCTGAACGAGGACTGCACGACGGGCAGCGGCTCCGGGCTGCCCTTTCTTGTTCAAAGAACTGTGGCTCGGCAGATCACTCTGGTGGAATGCGTAG GGAAAGGGCGCTACGGGGAGGTGTGGCGCGGCGTGTGGCACGGGGAGAACGTGGCCGTGAAGATCTTCTCCTCCCGGGACGAGCAGTCGTGGTTCCGTGAGACGGAGATCTACAACACGGTGCTGCTCAGGCATGACAATATCCTGG GCTTCATCGCCTCTGACATGACGTCCAGGAACTCCAGCACCCAGCTCTGGCTGATCACTCACTACCACGAGAACGGCTCGCTCTACGACTACCTGCAGAGGACAGTGCTGGACACACAGACCTGCCTGAGGCTGGCCTGCTCCATCATCTGCGGCCTGCTCCACCTGCACGTGGAGATCTTCGGGACCCAGGGGAAACCAGCCATCGCTCACCGGGACCTGAAGAGCCGGAACATCCTGGTGAAGAACAACCTTGAGTGCTGCATCGCAGACCTGG GGCTGGCGGTCATGCATTCCCAGGGCAGCGACTACCTGGACATCGGGAACAACCCTCGGGTTGGCACCAAACGCTACATGGCCCCCGAGGTCCTGGACGAACAAATCCGTACCGACTGCTTCGAATCCTATAAGCAGACAGATATCTGGGCATATGGTCTGGTGCTCTGGGAAATCACCAGGAGGACGGTTGTTAACG CAGGGATCGTGGAGGACTACAGGCCTCCTTTCTTTGACATGGTGCCAAGTGACCCCAGCTTCGAGGATATGAAGAAGGTGGTTTGCACTGACCAGCAGACGCCCAGTGTCCCTAACCGGCTGTACTCTGACTCG ATTTTGTCCGCCCTGGCTAAGATCATGAAGGAATGCTGGTACCAGAACCCCTCTTCTCGGCTCACAGCCATGAGGATTAAAAAGACACTAAAGAAGCTGAGCAGCTCCCTAGAAAAACCCAAACAAGATGATTAA